One Pyrus communis chromosome 13, drPyrComm1.1, whole genome shotgun sequence genomic window carries:
- the LOC137713388 gene encoding potassium channel SKOR-like, with translation MHGAERRKSSGGGAHDQYEDEGSTFEDDDDYEEEHINDDSKKQWLWKLGRFIACTTAGDSTTLTTTPGSTSTGSRSSSASSFLDRLVIHPENWLYVGWTHFILLWAVYSSFFTPLEFGFFRGLPQNLFLLDIAGQLAFLVDIVVRFFVAYRDFHSHRIVYNRNLIALRYLKSRFLVDLLGCLPWDAIYKASGKEEGVRYLLWIRLSRARRVTEFFEKLEKDIRINYLFTRIAKLFVVELYSTHTAACIFYYLATTMPPSREGYTWIGSLKMGDYSYSHFREIDLWKRYITSLYFAVVTMATVGYGEIHAVNVREMIFIMIYVSFDMLLGAYLLGNITALIVKGSKTEKFRDKMAELIKYMKKNRLDRGISKDIKNHLRLQYDRSYTEAAVLQDIPASIRSKISQKLYEPYIKEVSLFKGCSLGFIKQIATKIHEEFFLPGEVIIEQGQAVDQLYIVCHGELAKVRRHEDSESEELLERLQTYSPFGEVSFLCNTPQPYSVRASQLCRVLRLDKQSFREILDIHFLDGRIILNNLLEGKDVNTRNKLLESDIILYIGKHEMELVMKVNSAAYDGDFYRVKCLIGAGADPNKMDYDGRSPLHVAASKGFVDITRFLIEEGAAAEMSDKYGNTPLLEAIKNGHDEVASLLVKAGASLAVDDAGDFLCTTAARRNMELLKRLLANDINPNAKNYDQRSPLHVAASEGLYPMAEFLLEAGASVLSKDRWGRTPLDEARIGGNKKLIKLLEVARASQLSDFSDHSQETG, from the exons ATGCATGGAGCTGAAAGGAGAAAGTCGTCAGGAGGAGGTGCTCATGATCAGTACGAAGATGAGGGGTCGACGtttgaggatgatgatgattatGAGGAGGAGCATATTAATGATGATTCTAAGAAACAGTGGCTGTGGAAATTAGGGCGTTTTATCGCTTGTACGACTGCCGGCGACTCCACCACTCTTACTACTACTCCTGGCAGTACAAGTACTGGAAGCAGATCATCGTCTGCATCTTCATTTCTTGATCGACTCGTTATTCATCCTGAAAACTG GTTGTACGTGGGGTGGACGCATTTCATTCTGCTATGGGCAGTCTATTCGTCCTTCTTCACGCCTTTGGAGTTCGGCTTCTTCCGGGGTCTGCCCCAGAATCTGTTCCTGCTCGACATCGCCGGCCAGTTGGCCTTCCTTGTCGACATCGTCGTACGCTTCTTCGTGGCCTACCGAGACTTTCACTCGCACCGTATTGTCTACAACCGCAACCTCATCGCTCTCCGCTACTTGAAGTCTCGATTTCTCGTTGATTTGCTCGGTTGTCTGCCTTGGGACGCCATCTACAAG GCTTCTGGGAAAGAAGAGGGAGTGAGGTACCTGTTATGGATAAGACTAAGTCGAGCACGTAGAGTAACAGAGTTTTTTGAGAAGTTGGAGAAAGATATAAGGATCAACTACCTTTTTACAAGAATTGCCAAACTTTTTGTTGTGGAACTTTATAGCACACACACGGCTGCCTGCATCTTTTATTACCTTGCTACTACCATGCCTCCGTCACGGGAAGGATACACATGGATTGGAAGTTTGAAGATGGGTGACTATAGCTATTCCCATTTTAGAGAAATTGACCTTTGGAAGCGTTACATTACCTCACTCTATTTCGCCGTTGTTACCATGGCAACCGTTG GATATGGAGAGATACATGCAGTGAATGTGAGGGAAATGATATTCATCATGATTTATGTGTCTTTTGACATGCTTTTGGGTGCTTATCTGCTGGGTAACATTACCGCACTGATAGTAAAAGGATCAAAAACTGAAAAGTTTAGGGACAAGATGGCCGAACTtataaaatacatgaaaaaaaacaGGCTTGATAGGGGGATAAGTAAGGATATCAAAAATCATTTGAGGTTACAGTATGATCGTAGCTACACCGAAGCGGCTGTTCTTCAGGATATTCCAGCCTCCATTCGCAGCAAG ATTTCACAGAAATTATATGAACCATACATCAAAGAAGTTTCTCTTTTTAAGGGATGCTCTTTAGGATTCATAAAGCAGATT GCAACCAAAATTCATGAGGAGTTTTTCCTTCCAGGAGAAGTGATCATAGAGCAGGGACAAGCAGTGGATCAATTATACATAGTATGCCATGGGGAGCTG GCGAAGGTGAGAAGGCATGAAGACAGTGAAAGTGAAGAGCTCCTTGAGCGCCTGCAAACCTATAGCCCGTTTGGCGaggtttcttttctttgtaataCTCCCCAGCCATATTCTGTTCGGGCTAGTCAACTGTGCAGGGTCTTGCGACTTGATAAACAATCTTTTAGGGAAATCCTGGATATACATTTCTTAGATGGGCGGATTATCCTAAACAACCTCCTCGAG GGAAAAGACGTGAATACCCGGAACAAGCTTTTGGAATCAGATATCATCCTATATATTGGAAAGCATGAAATGGAGTTAGTTATGAAAGTAAATTCTGCTGCCTATGATGGAGATTTTTATCGAGTAAAATGTTTGATTGGAGCTGGAGCTGATCCCAACAAGATGGACTATGATGGAAGGTCGCCTTTG CATGTTGCTGCATCAAAAGGGTTTGTTGATATCACTCGTTTCCTTATTGAAGAAGGAGCGGCCGCTGAGATGTCAG ATAAATATGGGAACACTCCTTTACTTGAAGCCATTAAAAATGGGCACGATGAAGTAGCTTCTTTACTTGTTAAGGCGGGGGCATCACTCGCTGTTGATGATGCCGGTGATTTTCTCTGTACTACGGCAGCAAGGAGGAATATGGAGCTTCTGAAAAGGCTTTTAGCCAATGACATAAACCCGAATGCGAAAAATTATGATCAGCGGTCACCACTTCATGTAGCTGCTTCAGAAGGCTTATATCCAATGGCAGAATTCCTTTTAGAAGCAGGAGCAAGTGTTCTATCAAAGGACAG ATGGGGAAGAACTCCACTTGATGAAGCCCGCATAGGTGGAAATAAGAAACTgatcaaattgcttgaagtcGCCAGAGCTTCTCAGTTGTCAGATTTCTCCGATCATTCTCAAGAAACTGGTTAA
- the LOC137712435 gene encoding uncharacterized protein: MASGKLAENFVQPAIPRFDGHHDHWSMLMENFLRSKEYWDLVETGYTIPKESTITVAQQQKLEEMKLKDLKVKNYLFQSIDRTILETNLQKDTSKHIWDSMKKKYQGSARVKRAQLQALKRDFESLQMKNGESVMEYFARTMGIANKMRIYGDMLDDGSIVEKILRSMAPKFNYIVCSIEESNGTTKMSIDELQSSLLVHEQQFVLRISEWMNQKGICIISPVEHAVQLDLIGKEEFCTNCCEIKPV, translated from the exons ATGGCGTCTGGCAAGCTAGCAGAGAACTTCGTTCAGCCAGCAATACCACGCTTTGATGGTCATCACGATCATTGGAGCATGTTGATGGAGAATTTCCTAAGGTCCAAAGAGTACTGGGATCTTGTGGAAACGGGATATACTATACCCAAAGAAAGTACGATTACAGTTGCGCAGCAACAGAAGCTTGAAGAAATGAAGTTGAAGGATTTAAAGGTAAAAAATTACCTATTCCAATCAATTGATCGTACGATTTTAGAGACTAATCTCCAGAAGGATACTTCCAAGCACATTTGGGACTCCATGAAGAAAAAATACCAAGGGTCAGCAAGAGTGAAGCGTGCACAGCTTCAGGCCCTAAAACGTGACTTTGAGAGTCTTCAAATGAAGAATGGAGAGTCTGTCATGGAGTATTTCGCAAGGACCATGGGGATTGCAAACAAAATGCGAATCTATGGTGACATGCTTGATGATGGCTCCATTGTAGAGAAGATCCTGAGATCTATGGCTCCAAAGTTCAACTACATAGTTTGCTCTATTGAAGAGTCAAACGGCACTACAAAGATGTCGATTGATGAGCTTCAAAGCTCTTTGTTGGTCCATGAGCAGCAATTTGT GTTGCGGATTTCAGAGTGGATGAATCAGAAGGGGATATGCATAATTTCACCGGTTGAGCATGCCGTGCAGCTAGATTTGATTGGGAAGGAAGAATTTTGCACAAATtgctgtgaaataaagccagTTTGA